The Oncorhynchus tshawytscha isolate Ot180627B linkage group LG12, Otsh_v2.0, whole genome shotgun sequence genome includes a window with the following:
- the LOC112263063 gene encoding ral guanine nucleotide dissociation stimulator isoform X3, giving the protein METKSLFSLHKALAQPVKMCMFDFPVNILDDLSSTQEIGEEVEEGAVFTITLRKVQLHQSASKGQRWLGVETDSALSLYETCKVRTIKAGTLERLVEYMVSAFRGKDSTYVTIFLCTYRSFATTQQVLGLLLNRYAKFQNQPGIDLHRHTQEDHTEIRHNVSSILGAWLDQYSEDFWSPPQYSCLHHLMSYLHQHFPGSDLERRALNLLALFHRRHRCEPDLNVEQVGCPFATQEESVFEDELPALNLLSFDPIMVAEQFTLMDADLFKKVVPYHCLGGIWSQRDKKGKEHLAPTIRATVAQFNSVTNCVITTCLSNPCLKPTQRARLVERWIEVARECRILKNFSSLRAILSALQCNSLHRLKKTWDEVSRENFRTFRELSEIFSDDNNYSLSRELLVKEGTSKFATLEMNPKRAQRRHQQQRDLGVMQGTIPYLGTFLTDLVMMDTAMKDFTESGLINFEKRRKEFEVIAQIKLLQLASNNYSFTQDSIFRDWFSEVERLSETESYTLSCEIEPLSESASNTLRAKKNGGIMKRWSDRQLTEASCSSAGSYHSKSFDQSHFRLYQGGGVDSGDTLSVTSAGSSGSDLEDVNSSFLSDSPDAQERKFWESTSLSSLDTSGMGSGSGSSSASSSSVSSSTPLPGASHSHKRSVSAVSCYSTLSLPRYNQQVDDCCIIRVSLEVDNGNMYKSILVTSQDKTPAVIRKAMVKHNLEREKAEDYELMQKISEEKELRIPDNANVFYAMNSTANYNFVLKKRTSSKTGRAKSVASSTLPRMKQKGLKIAKGIF; this is encoded by the exons ATGGAGACCAAGTCCCTCTTCAGCCTTCACAAAGCCTTGGCTCAGCCAGTCAAGATGTGTATGTTTGACTTCCCTGTCAACATACTGGACGATCTG AGCTCGACACAGGAGAtcggagaggaggtggaggagggggcagTCTTCACCATCACCCTGAGGAAAGTGCAGCTGCACCAGTCGGCCAGTAAAGGGCAGCGATGGCTGGGGGTGGAGACAGACTCTGCACTCAGCCTGTATGAGACATGTAAAGTACGCACCATTAAGGCTGGTACGCTGGAGAGGCTGGTGGAATACATGGTGTCTGCATTCAGGGGCAAGGACTCCACCTACGTCACCATCTTCCTCTGCACCTACCGCTCCTTCGCCACCACCCAGCAGGTGCTGGGCCTCCTACTCAACAG GTATGCCAAGTTTCAGAACCAGCCTGGTATAGacttacacagacacactcaggaGGACCACACAGAGATCAGACA CAATGTGTCGTCCATCCTGGGGGCGTGGCTGGACCAGTACTCAGAGGACTTCTGGAGTCCTCCACAGTATAGCTgtctacaccacctgatgtcctACCTGCACCAACACTTCCCTGGCTCCGACTTGGAGCGCCGTGCACTCAACCTGCTGGCCCTCTTCCACCGCAGGCATCGGTGTGAGCCGGACCTTAACG TGGAGCAGGTTGGCTGTCCGTTCGCCACACAGGAAGAGAGTGTCTTTGAGGACGAGCTTCCTGCCCTGAACTTACTGTCCTTTGACCCCATCATGGTTGCTGAGCAGTTCACACTCATGGATGCG GATCTGTTCAAGAAGGTGGTCCCCTACCACTGCCTGGGGGGCATCTGGTCCCAGCGGGATAAGAAGGGGAAGGAGCACCTGGCCCCCACCATTCGGGCCACTGTGGCCCAGTTCAACAGTGTCACCAACTGTGTCATCACCACCTGCCTCAGCAACCCCTGTCTGAAGCCCACCCAGCGGGCCAGACTGGTGGAGCGCTGGATAGAGGTGGCCAGG GAATGTCGGATCCTGAAGAACTTCTCATCTCTGAGAGCTATCCTCTCTGCTCTGCAGTGTAACTCTCTTCACCGACTCAAGAAGACCTGGGATGAGGTGTCCAG AGAGAATTTCCGCACCTTCCGTGAGCTGTCAGAAATCTTCTCGGATGACAACAACTACTCTCTAAGCCGAGAGCTGCTGGTCAAG gaggGCACCTCCAAATTTGCCACCCTGGAGATGAACCCTAAACGAGCACAGAGGAGACACCAGCAGCAGAGAGACTTG gggGTGATGCAGGGGACCATTCCTTACCTGGGCACCTTCCTCACTGACCTGGTCATGATGGACACGGCTATGAAAGACTTCACAGAG AGTGGACTTATCAACTTTGAGAAGCGACGAAAG gAGTTTGAGGTGATAGCTCAGATTAAGCTTCTGCAGTTGGCGTCCAACAACTACAGTTTCACCCAGGACAGCATCTTCAGGGATTGGTTCTCAGAAGTGGAGAGACtcagtgagacagagag CTACACTCTGTCCTGTGAGATTGAACCGCTGTCTGAGTCTGCCAGCAACACTCTCAGAGCCAAGAAGAACGGGGGCATCATGAAACGCTGGAGCGA TCGCCAGTTAACTGAGGCCAGCTGCAGCAGTGCAGGAAGCTACCACTCCAAGTCGTTTGACCAGTCCCACTTCAGACTGTACCAGGGAGGGGGAGTTGATAGTGGGGACACCCTCAGCGTCACCTCAGCCGGCTCCAGCGGCTCTGACCTGGAGGATGTCAACTCCAGCTTCCTGTCTGACTCACCGGACGCCCAAGAGAGAAAG tTTTGGGAGTCCACCTCCCTGTCATCTCTAGACACCTCAGGGATGGGTTCCGGTTCAGGCTCCAGCAGTGCTTCGTCCTCCTCGgtgtcctcctccactcctctcccaggCGCCTCCCACTCCCACAAGCGCTCAGTCTCAGCCGTATCCTGCTATTCCACCCTTTCCCTGCCCCGCTACAACCAGCAGGTGGATGACTGCTGCATCATCAGAGTCAGCCTGGAGGTGGACAACGGCAACATGTACAAGAGCATCCTG GTGACCAGTCAGGACAAGACGCCAGCAGTCATCAGGAAAGCCATGGTGAAACACAACCTGGAGCGAGAGAAAGCTGAGGACTATGAGCTGATGCAGAAAATCTCTGAAGAAAAAG AGCTGCGGATCCCAGACAATGCCAACGTTTTCTATGCCATGAACTCTACTGCCAACTATAACTTCGTGCTGAAGAAACGTACCTCATCCAAGACAGGCCGGGCCAAGAGTGTAGCTAGCTCTACGCTGCCGCGCATGAAGCAGAAGGGCCTGAAAATCGCCAAAGGGATCTTCTGA
- the LOC112263063 gene encoding ral guanine nucleotide dissociation stimulator isoform X1 yields the protein MVHFMGMYSDAQNIKSGFLDEMFDAGTWKVRNIWDGVKLEVGEDESPVVLHSFTHLDPDLPLFESSTQEIGEEVEEGAVFTITLRKVQLHQSASKGQRWLGVETDSALSLYETCKVRTIKAGTLERLVEYMVSAFRGKDSTYVTIFLCTYRSFATTQQVLGLLLNRYAKFQNQPGIDLHRHTQEDHTEIRHNVSSILGAWLDQYSEDFWSPPQYSCLHHLMSYLHQHFPGSDLERRALNLLALFHRRHRCEPDLNVEQVGCPFATQEESVFEDELPALNLLSFDPIMVAEQFTLMDADLFKKVVPYHCLGGIWSQRDKKGKEHLAPTIRATVAQFNSVTNCVITTCLSNPCLKPTQRARLVERWIEVARECRILKNFSSLRAILSALQCNSLHRLKKTWDEVSRENFRTFRELSEIFSDDNNYSLSRELLVKEGTSKFATLEMNPKRAQRRHQQQRDLGVMQGTIPYLGTFLTDLVMMDTAMKDFTESGLINFEKRRKEFEVIAQIKLLQLASNNYSFTQDSIFRDWFSEVERLSETESYTLSCEIEPLSESASNTLRAKKNGGIMKRWSDRQLTEASCSSAGSYHSKSFDQSHFRLYQGGGVDSGDTLSVTSAGSSGSDLEDVNSSFLSDSPDAQERKFWESTSLSSLDTSGMGSGSGSSSASSSSVSSSTPLPGASHSHKRSVSAVSCYSTLSLPRYNQQVDDCCIIRVSLEVDNGNMYKSILVTSQDKTPAVIRKAMVKHNLEREKAEDYELMQKISEEKELRIPDNANVFYAMNSTANYNFVLKKRTSSKTGRAKSVASSTLPRMKQKGLKIAKGIF from the exons ATGGTCCACTTTATGGGGATGTACTCCGATGCGCAAAACATCAAATCAGGATTCCTCGATGAGATGTTTGATGCTGGAACATGGAAGGTGCGAAATATTTGGGATGGGGTAAAGCTGGAGGTTGGCGAGGACGAAAGCCCGGTGGTTCTTCACAGTTTTACCCATTTGGACCCTGACCTACCACTATTTGAG AGCTCGACACAGGAGAtcggagaggaggtggaggagggggcagTCTTCACCATCACCCTGAGGAAAGTGCAGCTGCACCAGTCGGCCAGTAAAGGGCAGCGATGGCTGGGGGTGGAGACAGACTCTGCACTCAGCCTGTATGAGACATGTAAAGTACGCACCATTAAGGCTGGTACGCTGGAGAGGCTGGTGGAATACATGGTGTCTGCATTCAGGGGCAAGGACTCCACCTACGTCACCATCTTCCTCTGCACCTACCGCTCCTTCGCCACCACCCAGCAGGTGCTGGGCCTCCTACTCAACAG GTATGCCAAGTTTCAGAACCAGCCTGGTATAGacttacacagacacactcaggaGGACCACACAGAGATCAGACA CAATGTGTCGTCCATCCTGGGGGCGTGGCTGGACCAGTACTCAGAGGACTTCTGGAGTCCTCCACAGTATAGCTgtctacaccacctgatgtcctACCTGCACCAACACTTCCCTGGCTCCGACTTGGAGCGCCGTGCACTCAACCTGCTGGCCCTCTTCCACCGCAGGCATCGGTGTGAGCCGGACCTTAACG TGGAGCAGGTTGGCTGTCCGTTCGCCACACAGGAAGAGAGTGTCTTTGAGGACGAGCTTCCTGCCCTGAACTTACTGTCCTTTGACCCCATCATGGTTGCTGAGCAGTTCACACTCATGGATGCG GATCTGTTCAAGAAGGTGGTCCCCTACCACTGCCTGGGGGGCATCTGGTCCCAGCGGGATAAGAAGGGGAAGGAGCACCTGGCCCCCACCATTCGGGCCACTGTGGCCCAGTTCAACAGTGTCACCAACTGTGTCATCACCACCTGCCTCAGCAACCCCTGTCTGAAGCCCACCCAGCGGGCCAGACTGGTGGAGCGCTGGATAGAGGTGGCCAGG GAATGTCGGATCCTGAAGAACTTCTCATCTCTGAGAGCTATCCTCTCTGCTCTGCAGTGTAACTCTCTTCACCGACTCAAGAAGACCTGGGATGAGGTGTCCAG AGAGAATTTCCGCACCTTCCGTGAGCTGTCAGAAATCTTCTCGGATGACAACAACTACTCTCTAAGCCGAGAGCTGCTGGTCAAG gaggGCACCTCCAAATTTGCCACCCTGGAGATGAACCCTAAACGAGCACAGAGGAGACACCAGCAGCAGAGAGACTTG gggGTGATGCAGGGGACCATTCCTTACCTGGGCACCTTCCTCACTGACCTGGTCATGATGGACACGGCTATGAAAGACTTCACAGAG AGTGGACTTATCAACTTTGAGAAGCGACGAAAG gAGTTTGAGGTGATAGCTCAGATTAAGCTTCTGCAGTTGGCGTCCAACAACTACAGTTTCACCCAGGACAGCATCTTCAGGGATTGGTTCTCAGAAGTGGAGAGACtcagtgagacagagag CTACACTCTGTCCTGTGAGATTGAACCGCTGTCTGAGTCTGCCAGCAACACTCTCAGAGCCAAGAAGAACGGGGGCATCATGAAACGCTGGAGCGA TCGCCAGTTAACTGAGGCCAGCTGCAGCAGTGCAGGAAGCTACCACTCCAAGTCGTTTGACCAGTCCCACTTCAGACTGTACCAGGGAGGGGGAGTTGATAGTGGGGACACCCTCAGCGTCACCTCAGCCGGCTCCAGCGGCTCTGACCTGGAGGATGTCAACTCCAGCTTCCTGTCTGACTCACCGGACGCCCAAGAGAGAAAG tTTTGGGAGTCCACCTCCCTGTCATCTCTAGACACCTCAGGGATGGGTTCCGGTTCAGGCTCCAGCAGTGCTTCGTCCTCCTCGgtgtcctcctccactcctctcccaggCGCCTCCCACTCCCACAAGCGCTCAGTCTCAGCCGTATCCTGCTATTCCACCCTTTCCCTGCCCCGCTACAACCAGCAGGTGGATGACTGCTGCATCATCAGAGTCAGCCTGGAGGTGGACAACGGCAACATGTACAAGAGCATCCTG GTGACCAGTCAGGACAAGACGCCAGCAGTCATCAGGAAAGCCATGGTGAAACACAACCTGGAGCGAGAGAAAGCTGAGGACTATGAGCTGATGCAGAAAATCTCTGAAGAAAAAG AGCTGCGGATCCCAGACAATGCCAACGTTTTCTATGCCATGAACTCTACTGCCAACTATAACTTCGTGCTGAAGAAACGTACCTCATCCAAGACAGGCCGGGCCAAGAGTGTAGCTAGCTCTACGCTGCCGCGCATGAAGCAGAAGGGCCTGAAAATCGCCAAAGGGATCTTCTGA
- the LOC112263063 gene encoding ral guanine nucleotide dissociation stimulator isoform X2: MWWAQWTCGLLRGGDFCRTQSMCQAAFITVKRREVDRKSSTQEIGEEVEEGAVFTITLRKVQLHQSASKGQRWLGVETDSALSLYETCKVRTIKAGTLERLVEYMVSAFRGKDSTYVTIFLCTYRSFATTQQVLGLLLNRYAKFQNQPGIDLHRHTQEDHTEIRHNVSSILGAWLDQYSEDFWSPPQYSCLHHLMSYLHQHFPGSDLERRALNLLALFHRRHRCEPDLNVEQVGCPFATQEESVFEDELPALNLLSFDPIMVAEQFTLMDADLFKKVVPYHCLGGIWSQRDKKGKEHLAPTIRATVAQFNSVTNCVITTCLSNPCLKPTQRARLVERWIEVARECRILKNFSSLRAILSALQCNSLHRLKKTWDEVSRENFRTFRELSEIFSDDNNYSLSRELLVKEGTSKFATLEMNPKRAQRRHQQQRDLGVMQGTIPYLGTFLTDLVMMDTAMKDFTESGLINFEKRRKEFEVIAQIKLLQLASNNYSFTQDSIFRDWFSEVERLSETESYTLSCEIEPLSESASNTLRAKKNGGIMKRWSDRQLTEASCSSAGSYHSKSFDQSHFRLYQGGGVDSGDTLSVTSAGSSGSDLEDVNSSFLSDSPDAQERKFWESTSLSSLDTSGMGSGSGSSSASSSSVSSSTPLPGASHSHKRSVSAVSCYSTLSLPRYNQQVDDCCIIRVSLEVDNGNMYKSILVTSQDKTPAVIRKAMVKHNLEREKAEDYELMQKISEEKELRIPDNANVFYAMNSTANYNFVLKKRTSSKTGRAKSVASSTLPRMKQKGLKIAKGIF; the protein is encoded by the exons ATGTGGTGGGCTCAGTGGACCTGTGGACTGCTGAGGGGTGGAGACTTCTGTAGGACTCAGTCTATGTGCCAGgctgccttcattactgtgaaaCGCAGAGAGGTAGACCGAAAG AGCTCGACACAGGAGAtcggagaggaggtggaggagggggcagTCTTCACCATCACCCTGAGGAAAGTGCAGCTGCACCAGTCGGCCAGTAAAGGGCAGCGATGGCTGGGGGTGGAGACAGACTCTGCACTCAGCCTGTATGAGACATGTAAAGTACGCACCATTAAGGCTGGTACGCTGGAGAGGCTGGTGGAATACATGGTGTCTGCATTCAGGGGCAAGGACTCCACCTACGTCACCATCTTCCTCTGCACCTACCGCTCCTTCGCCACCACCCAGCAGGTGCTGGGCCTCCTACTCAACAG GTATGCCAAGTTTCAGAACCAGCCTGGTATAGacttacacagacacactcaggaGGACCACACAGAGATCAGACA CAATGTGTCGTCCATCCTGGGGGCGTGGCTGGACCAGTACTCAGAGGACTTCTGGAGTCCTCCACAGTATAGCTgtctacaccacctgatgtcctACCTGCACCAACACTTCCCTGGCTCCGACTTGGAGCGCCGTGCACTCAACCTGCTGGCCCTCTTCCACCGCAGGCATCGGTGTGAGCCGGACCTTAACG TGGAGCAGGTTGGCTGTCCGTTCGCCACACAGGAAGAGAGTGTCTTTGAGGACGAGCTTCCTGCCCTGAACTTACTGTCCTTTGACCCCATCATGGTTGCTGAGCAGTTCACACTCATGGATGCG GATCTGTTCAAGAAGGTGGTCCCCTACCACTGCCTGGGGGGCATCTGGTCCCAGCGGGATAAGAAGGGGAAGGAGCACCTGGCCCCCACCATTCGGGCCACTGTGGCCCAGTTCAACAGTGTCACCAACTGTGTCATCACCACCTGCCTCAGCAACCCCTGTCTGAAGCCCACCCAGCGGGCCAGACTGGTGGAGCGCTGGATAGAGGTGGCCAGG GAATGTCGGATCCTGAAGAACTTCTCATCTCTGAGAGCTATCCTCTCTGCTCTGCAGTGTAACTCTCTTCACCGACTCAAGAAGACCTGGGATGAGGTGTCCAG AGAGAATTTCCGCACCTTCCGTGAGCTGTCAGAAATCTTCTCGGATGACAACAACTACTCTCTAAGCCGAGAGCTGCTGGTCAAG gaggGCACCTCCAAATTTGCCACCCTGGAGATGAACCCTAAACGAGCACAGAGGAGACACCAGCAGCAGAGAGACTTG gggGTGATGCAGGGGACCATTCCTTACCTGGGCACCTTCCTCACTGACCTGGTCATGATGGACACGGCTATGAAAGACTTCACAGAG AGTGGACTTATCAACTTTGAGAAGCGACGAAAG gAGTTTGAGGTGATAGCTCAGATTAAGCTTCTGCAGTTGGCGTCCAACAACTACAGTTTCACCCAGGACAGCATCTTCAGGGATTGGTTCTCAGAAGTGGAGAGACtcagtgagacagagag CTACACTCTGTCCTGTGAGATTGAACCGCTGTCTGAGTCTGCCAGCAACACTCTCAGAGCCAAGAAGAACGGGGGCATCATGAAACGCTGGAGCGA TCGCCAGTTAACTGAGGCCAGCTGCAGCAGTGCAGGAAGCTACCACTCCAAGTCGTTTGACCAGTCCCACTTCAGACTGTACCAGGGAGGGGGAGTTGATAGTGGGGACACCCTCAGCGTCACCTCAGCCGGCTCCAGCGGCTCTGACCTGGAGGATGTCAACTCCAGCTTCCTGTCTGACTCACCGGACGCCCAAGAGAGAAAG tTTTGGGAGTCCACCTCCCTGTCATCTCTAGACACCTCAGGGATGGGTTCCGGTTCAGGCTCCAGCAGTGCTTCGTCCTCCTCGgtgtcctcctccactcctctcccaggCGCCTCCCACTCCCACAAGCGCTCAGTCTCAGCCGTATCCTGCTATTCCACCCTTTCCCTGCCCCGCTACAACCAGCAGGTGGATGACTGCTGCATCATCAGAGTCAGCCTGGAGGTGGACAACGGCAACATGTACAAGAGCATCCTG GTGACCAGTCAGGACAAGACGCCAGCAGTCATCAGGAAAGCCATGGTGAAACACAACCTGGAGCGAGAGAAAGCTGAGGACTATGAGCTGATGCAGAAAATCTCTGAAGAAAAAG AGCTGCGGATCCCAGACAATGCCAACGTTTTCTATGCCATGAACTCTACTGCCAACTATAACTTCGTGCTGAAGAAACGTACCTCATCCAAGACAGGCCGGGCCAAGAGTGTAGCTAGCTCTACGCTGCCGCGCATGAAGCAGAAGGGCCTGAAAATCGCCAAAGGGATCTTCTGA